A segment of the Serratia fonticola genome:
CCAACAAGACTTATCTGTATCAGGAAACCAAGGCGCTGTTGACGCCAGGAAAGTTGAAAGACTATCTGGTTGATAAGATGCGTACATTAGGGACTGCAGCTTGCCCGCCGTATCACGTTGCCTTTGTTATCGGTGGTACTTCTGCAGAGGCCACGCTGAAAACCGTGAAACTGGCCTCCACCAAGTACTACGATGGCCTGCCGACGGAAGGAAACGAACATGGCCAGGCGTTCCGTGATGTGGAATTGGAAAAGGAACTGTTAAAAGAAGCTCAGAACCTGGGGCTGGGCGCACAGTTCGGTGGGAAATATTTCGCGCATGATGTCCGTGTCATCCGTTTGCCACGCCATGGCGCATCTTGCCCGGTCGGGATGGGGGTCTCCTGTTCTGCGGACCGTAACATCAAGGGCAAGATCAACCGCGAAGGTATCTGGCTGGAAAAACTGGAGCACAATCCCGGTAAGTTTATTCCGCAAGAGCTGCGTCAGGCAGGGGAAGGGGAAGCCATTAAGGTGGATCTTAACCGTCCGATGAGCGAGATCCTCAAGCAACTGTCGCAATATCCGGTTTCTACCCGTCTCTCACTGAGTGGGACCATTATTGTCGGGCGTGATATTGCCCACGCCAAGCTGAAAGAACGCCTGGATCGTGGTGAAGGTCTGCCGCAGTACGTGAAGGATCATCCTATCTATTACGCCGGGCCTGCCAAAACGCCAGAAGGTTACGCTTCGGGTTCTCTGGGGCCAACCACGGCTGGGCGTATGGACTCTTATGTCGATCTGTTGCAGTCACATGGCGGCAGCATGATCATGCTGGCCAAGGGTAACCGTAGCCAGCAGGTGACGGATGCCTGCCACAAGCATGGCGGATTCTACCTGGGCAGTATCGGTGGCCCGGCAGCGGTGTTGGCTCAGCAGAGCATCAAGAGTCTGGAATGCGTGGAGTATCCTGAGCTGGGGATGGAAGCGATCTGGAAAATTGAAGTAGAAGACTTCCCGGCGTTCATTCTGGTGGACGATAAAGGAAATGATTTCTTCCAGAAGATCCAGGAATCGCAATGCACGCGTTGCGTGAAGTAATCTGAAAGATAGCCGCCCGGCCGTGGGCGGCTTCATTCGGTTGAGTAAATCCGGTAACAAAGCGTGATAAGTGTCTGGAGTTCGTTGGCGTTTGTAAAATACTGTAGTCCGTTTGGACGCTGTGACTAAATCTGTATACCATTGCCGTGGGCATTTTTAGCTAGGAAACACTACAGTGACGCAGGCGACGCATATTACGGAGTTACTGATCTGGATAGAAAATAACCTTCGTAATCCACTCTCATTAGATATTGTTTCTGAGAAGTCTGGCTACTCAAAATGGTATTTGCAGCGTATGTTCCGTCAACAGACCAATCTTCCTCTGGCTGCCTATATCCGTGCCCGCCGCCTCTACCTGGCTGCGTTCTCCCTGCGTTTCACACAAAAAAGCATTCTGGATATCTCGCTGGAATATCAGTTTGATTCGCAACAGACATTCTCGCGTTGTTTTAAAAAGCATTTTGGCGAAACACCCAGCGCTTATCGTAAAGCACGTGATTGTAACTTCAGTCATTTGGTGCAGTCACTGTCACTTAATCAGCCTAGTGATATCTCTGTTGATTATGTTGAAGTTAAACCGGATGCTTACTCACTGGTCGGACAGTATTATTCCTATCATATAAATATTGAACAGTTGGATAAATCTCACGCCGAAATTCGCAATAAAATTAAAGATCGTTTTTGCGAAGAATTTAATCTTCGCCCAGAAAAACTCTATGCGTTAATACGCTTTACGCCGGATGGTGAGCAAGTCAAAGTTGACTATTTTGTTGCGGTAGATAAAGCCATTGCAGCAGACAGAGCGCTGTCTCCATTGCCGGAAGTCAGCGGCGGATTTTGTCGGTTCCGTTATGCGGGTAAACCGGTGGCGCTCCATGAACATATCATCAGTGTCTACACCAAGCTCCTGCCCCAGTTTAACCTGGTGCGGCGTGAGGGTTATGATATTGCGCAGCACACGTATTCACTCGATAAAGACGAAGAGTTATACATGGAATATGAATACCTCATCCCGATCGTCCGGGACGAAGCATTTATAGCCAAAACCGCAGATTATCAGGTGTAAAAACCGCCCGTTGTGGGCGGCTTTTGCTGGCAGCAGTCAGTGTGAACCAATTTCACGCAAGGGTTTTCCCTCCATCAGATTACGTTCGATATGCTCCAGAGAAATATTCTTGGTTTCCGGGATCAGGGCAATCGTAATGAAGATAAAGATCAGATTCAGCCCGGCGTAAACCCAGAAAGTCTGCGCACTGCCGAGGCTGTTGAGCATTGTCAGGAAAGTGGCGCCCACGATCATATTGGCGATCCAGTTAACTGTCGTCGAGCAGGTAATGCCAAAATCCCGGCCTTTAAGCGGTTGGATCTCTGAGCACAGCACCCAAATCAGTGGGCCGGCGCTCATGGCAAAACCGACGATGAACATCAGCAGCATCAGTATGGCAAAGTATTGTGCCGCTGGGGTGCTCATACCGACATTCATCATGGTGCCCAGTGTTCCCATACCGAGAGCCATCACCAGAAAGCCCAATTTCAGCGTAGGTTTACGGCCCCAGCGGTCCACCAGACCAATGGCAATAAAGGTAGCCAGAACGTTCACCAGCCCGACGATAACCGTTCCCCACATCTGTTGTGCCGTATTGGCAAAACCGGCCAGATCGAAGATTTTCGGCGCGTAATACATGATGACGTTCATGCCGGTGAACTGTTGCATAACCTGAAGCAGAACGCCAAGGTAGACCGCGCGGCGAAAATTAGGGTTGTTTTTGAACAGTGTCCAACCACTTTGCTTTATTTTCAGGCTCTCGCGGATCTCATCCAGCTCGGCTTTCGCCTGTTCGGTGTTATCCCGTAGCATTTCCAGGACTTTTTTTGCCTCCGCATTACGGCCACGTGACGCCAGCCAGCGGGGGCTGCGGGGCAAGAAGAATACGCCAACAAACAGCAACAGAGCCGGAAGGGTAATAATGCCAAGCATCCAGCGCCATGAACCGCTGTAGCTGAAAGCGGTATCGGAAAGGTAAGCCCCCAGAATGCCTATGGTAATCATCAACTGGTACATGGAAATCATGCTACCGCGAATGCGCTCAGGTGCAATTTCAGACAGGTAAAGCGGAGCGGTGAAGGAGGCGATCCCTACGGCCAGGCCAAGCAACACCCGGGAAACCAGCAGAATATCCACGTTAGGCGCGAAAGCGGAACATAACGACCCCACGACAAACAGCACCGCACCCACCATCAGGCTGTATTTACGCCCCAAGTGGTAAGAGAGCCAACCACTGCCGATTGCGCCAACCGCAGCGCCAAACATCATTGAGCTCACCACCCATTCCTGCTGTTGGGAAGTGATTTGGAACTCATCGGTAATAAAGGGCAGGGCTCCGGCAATCACGCCAATATCCAACCCAAACAATAGGCCCGCCAATGCTGCCAGAAAGCAGACAAAGAAGGTTATTTGGGCATTTGATCTGCCTTTACCTGATGATGTACTCATAACGCCTCCGGTTAACCAGATAGATGATTCATTAGCGGGCTATATTATTTGTCAATTTGATGATTTAACGTGCTCGCGATCACATTCAGTGTAATCGGTTACATTTTTGCTTTATTATGTAAATGCCATTATTAGGTGTGTTTACAGCGTTGATTTGGCTTTTTGGTTTTTTTATTAATGATTAGACTGATATTGGTGTAATCGCTTTCAGTTTGGGTTTTCATCGGTTGCTATGGCAGTGTTGAACGGGATGGCGTAGTAGGATCAGGCTTGCTGGTGGGAATTTCTGTTGCACTATATTGGTCCATGACGGCCAAGGCGATCTCCGCCGGATGTGCTGGTAAAGCGGGGCGGCGCTTTTGCTAAAGCGCCGTGATTGCGACAGAGAGAACTGTCGAGCAAGAGCAGGCACGCGTAATGCCCATTACTGATATTGCAGTTCGTTAGCGATAATCAGCGGGAGGTTCACCAAATAATGGCATTCCCTCTGCGTCCCATTCCAGAGATTTAATCCGCGTATGGCGATTCGGATCATAGAGCGGATCACCTTCTATCTCGGTGTAGTTGCGTGCATGATAGACCAGCAGGTCATTACCTTGTTCATCCACGGTAAAACTGTTGTGCCCAGGGCCATATTGGCGATTGGCATAGCTGGTGC
Coding sequences within it:
- a CDS encoding sugar porter family MFS transporter, with product MSTSSGKGRSNAQITFFVCFLAALAGLLFGLDIGVIAGALPFITDEFQITSQQQEWVVSSMMFGAAVGAIGSGWLSYHLGRKYSLMVGAVLFVVGSLCSAFAPNVDILLVSRVLLGLAVGIASFTAPLYLSEIAPERIRGSMISMYQLMITIGILGAYLSDTAFSYSGSWRWMLGIITLPALLLFVGVFFLPRSPRWLASRGRNAEAKKVLEMLRDNTEQAKAELDEIRESLKIKQSGWTLFKNNPNFRRAVYLGVLLQVMQQFTGMNVIMYYAPKIFDLAGFANTAQQMWGTVIVGLVNVLATFIAIGLVDRWGRKPTLKLGFLVMALGMGTLGTMMNVGMSTPAAQYFAILMLLMFIVGFAMSAGPLIWVLCSEIQPLKGRDFGITCSTTVNWIANMIVGATFLTMLNSLGSAQTFWVYAGLNLIFIFITIALIPETKNISLEHIERNLMEGKPLREIGSH
- the fumA gene encoding class I fumarate hydratase FumA — its product is MSNKPFHYQDPFPLKKDETEYYLLSRDHVSVSEFDGQEVIKVEPQALTLLAQHAFHDASFMLRPAHQQQVADILNDPEASENDKYVALQFLRNSEIAAKGILPTCQDTGTAIIVGKKGQRVWTGGGDEEALSRGVYNTFIEDNLRYSQNAALDMYKEVNTGSNLPAQIDLYSVDGDEYKFLCIAKGGGSANKTYLYQETKALLTPGKLKDYLVDKMRTLGTAACPPYHVAFVIGGTSAEATLKTVKLASTKYYDGLPTEGNEHGQAFRDVELEKELLKEAQNLGLGAQFGGKYFAHDVRVIRLPRHGASCPVGMGVSCSADRNIKGKINREGIWLEKLEHNPGKFIPQELRQAGEGEAIKVDLNRPMSEILKQLSQYPVSTRLSLSGTIIVGRDIAHAKLKERLDRGEGLPQYVKDHPIYYAGPAKTPEGYASGSLGPTTAGRMDSYVDLLQSHGGSMIMLAKGNRSQQVTDACHKHGGFYLGSIGGPAAVLAQQSIKSLECVEYPELGMEAIWKIEVEDFPAFILVDDKGNDFFQKIQESQCTRCVK
- a CDS encoding helix-turn-helix domain-containing protein; the protein is MTQATHITELLIWIENNLRNPLSLDIVSEKSGYSKWYLQRMFRQQTNLPLAAYIRARRLYLAAFSLRFTQKSILDISLEYQFDSQQTFSRCFKKHFGETPSAYRKARDCNFSHLVQSLSLNQPSDISVDYVEVKPDAYSLVGQYYSYHINIEQLDKSHAEIRNKIKDRFCEEFNLRPEKLYALIRFTPDGEQVKVDYFVAVDKAIAADRALSPLPEVSGGFCRFRYAGKPVALHEHIISVYTKLLPQFNLVRREGYDIAQHTYSLDKDEELYMEYEYLIPIVRDEAFIAKTADYQV